A region of Solanum dulcamara chromosome 7, daSolDulc1.2, whole genome shotgun sequence DNA encodes the following proteins:
- the LOC129895925 gene encoding tubby-like F-box protein 5, protein MSFKSIVRELKEMKDGIGSISRRGNVEGRHWRNRTRTHIAPDVVPFDPNQQGQWANIPPELLLDIVRRVEESETSFPARTAVVFCASVCKSWREVTKEIVKTPEECGRLTFPISLKQPGPRESPIHCFIKRDRANSSYRLYFGLTPSEDESDKLLLAAKRIRRATSTDFVISLVSDDFSRASSTYVGKLRSNFLGTKFTIYDSQLPSDAAIQHRGRLSRRFSAKQVSPTVSACNYSIATVSYELNVLRTRGPRRMHCTMHSIPFSSIQEGGSAPTPTSFPQSFDEKSSPALVSKAKEPSVNISSMVSVPSREPLVLKNKAPRWHEQLQCWCLNFKGRVTVASVKNFQLVAAVDPSHNIPAAVQEATILQFGKIGKDIFTMDYCYPLSAFQAFAICLSSFDTKPACE, encoded by the exons atgtcgttcAAGAGCATTGTCCGCGAGCTGAAAGAAATGAAAGATGGGATAGGGAGTATATCAAGGAGGGGGAATGTGGAAGGAAGGCATTGGCGAAACAGAACCCGGACACATATAGCTCCTGATGTGGTTCCTTTTGATCCCAATCAACAAGGCCAATGGGCAAATATACCACCAGAACTGCTTTTGGATATCGTCCGCAGGGTTGAAGAGAGTGAGACATCATTTCCTGCTCGGACAGCGGTAGTCTTTTGTGCATCTGTTTGCAAGTCATGGAGGGAAGTTACAAAAGAGATTGTCAAGACTCCTGAAGAATGTGGTAGGCTTACATTCCCCATTTCACTAAAGCAG CCGGGTCCCCGTGAATCCCCAATTCACTGCTTTATTAAACGGGACAGAGCTAATTCAAGTTATCGCCTCTACTTTGGTTTGACTCCAT CTGAGGATGAGAGCGACAAACTATTGCTGGCTGCCAAAAGGATCAGAAGGGCAACAAGCACAGACTTTGTAATTTCTTTGGTTTCAGACGATTTTTCTCGAGCTAGCAGTACATATGTTGGAAAACTGAG ATCTAACTTTCTTGGAACCAAGTTCACCATATATGATAGCCAACTTCCAAGTGATGCAGCTATTCAACATCGTGGTAGACTTAGTCGACGATTCAGTGCAAAGCAAGTATCACCGACAGTATCTGCATGCAATTACAGTATAGCCACCGTTTCCTATGAACTCAATGTTCTCCGTACAAGGGGACCTAGGAGAATGCATTGCACTATGCATTCTATCCCTTTCTCCTCTATCCAAGAGGGAGGCAGTGCTCCAACGCCTACATCATTCCCACAATCTTTTGACGAGAAGTCATCTCCCGCGCTAGTGTCAAAAGCAAAGGAACCCTCTGTAAATATCAGCTCAATGGTGTCAGTGCCTTCTCGAGAGCCACTTGTGCTAAAAAACAAAGCCCCTCGATGGCACGAACAATTGCAGTGCTGGTGCCTAAACTTTAAAGGGCGAGTCACAGTGGCTTCAGTGAAAAACTTTCAGCTAGTTGCAGCAGTTGATCCATCTCACAATATACCAGCTGCAGTACAAGAAGCAACAATTTTGCAATTTGGGAAAATTGGAAAAGATATCTTCACCATGGATTACTGCTACCCGCTCTCTGCCTTCCAAGCTTTTGCAATCTGCTTGAGCAGCTTCGACACGAAACCAGCCTGTGAATGA